actccgtcaggagttttaaccaatatcgtttggctaagacgaaataggagaaaagataagctgaaagactaaaagtcttattgaaattcctcaaagattgaaaagtgaaaagtccctttctaatagccaagggaggctatttataatagaaataaaataattctaatcctaataggagtctaaaatcctaatagtcaagggaggctaaatagaaataaaactctaatatgcaaaataatcctaatcctaataggagtctaaaatcctaatagccaaaggaggctaaatagaaataaaactctaatatgcaaaataatcctaatcctaataggagtctaaaatcctaatagccaagggaagctatttacaatagaaataaaactctaatatgcaaaataataaaaatacccaaaatatccaaaataataattaaaatataaaagttagccccggtccaactctgccgtaaaatccaaggctagttgcccCGTATCACTACGTGCTCCATCCACAGGAATCCCATGATTCACCACTTCAAAGAATCCCCAAGTCTCAGACGCATTTCGTACTTTGTCAACAATCTCCTTGCGAAAAGCTGAACCTTGATCAATGCCTCCAAGGTCTATTACAGGAAAATCAGCATGAGAATGTGAAATTTTGTTCAAGTCATCAGACTGACAATGGAAAATGCGAGGGACTTGGGCAATTCCAGCATCAACAAGTCCTTTAACACCAGCTTTTGTGTCATCAA
The genomic region above belongs to Manihot esculenta cultivar AM560-2 chromosome 3, M.esculenta_v8, whole genome shotgun sequence and contains:
- the LOC122723323 gene encoding 1-aminocyclopropane-1-carboxylate oxidase homolog; translation: MDSAVSSDYCRKRELKAFDDTKAGVKGLVDAGIAQVPRIFHCQSDDLNKISHSHADFPVIDLGGIDQGSAFRKEIVDKVRNASETWGFFEVVNHGIPVDGARSDTGIEGDDQTTDPTAGNPPTRRCRTPPISRQSCGRQSCGHHSYGR